Below is a window of Lacrimispora xylanolytica DNA.
TAAATATCATAAAGGCATACCGGCAAAAGAGCAGTATCTAGATCCACCCGCCATCAAGACCGATGATCTGACCGGTCAGGTAAGCATTTTTATAGCCAAGGTGATACACCAGATCAGCCACCTCTTCCGCTTTCCCAAGCCTACCGGTAGGAATCTCATCAATCAGGGCAATCAGTTCGTCTTCTTCCAGGAAACGATTCATTTCCGTATCAATGGCACCGCAGGCGATGGCATTGACCTGAATGTTACTGGGCGCAAGCTCCTTTGCAAGAGCTTTTGTAAAGGCATTGATTCCTCCCTTCGTGGCGGAATAAGCGACTTCGCAGGAAGCACCAGCCACGCCCCAGACGGAAGAGATATTAATGATCTTCCCGGATTTTTTTTCCACCATACCAGGGATGGCAAGCCGGCAGCAGTTGAAAACGGAAGTTAAATTGGTGCGAATGATCCGGTCCCAGGCTTCTGTGCTCATATCCTGGAGAAGACCAATGTAGGAAATCCCTGCATTGTTAACAAGAACATCGGGTGTGCCAAATTGTTTGCGGACCCGGTCAAAGAATTCCTTGCACTGGTTTGCATCTCCCATGTCACCCATGTAGGAAAGGCAGGAGATCTGATAGGATTCCAGTTCCTTTTTCGTTTGCAGAAGCTGATCCTCATTGTGCAGGCAGTTGATGGCTACGTTATAGCCCTTTTTTGCAAATTTAACGGCAATGGCTTTACCGATTCCTCGGGAAGCGCCGGTGATAAGTACAGTTTTCCTGGACATGAATATTCCCCTTTCTTTCATTATATAGGGATATTTTACCAAATGATAAGGAGCAATGCAAGAATCACAAAAAGGCTCCTACTAACTTACAGGTTTCTCTTATATCAGACATTGCATACTTCCAGGTTTGTAAGATATAATGAGAACAGAGAAAATTATATCAGATTGAAACAAGAAAGCAGGTAGATAAATATGAATGAAATCTATGACGTGGTAATTATCGGCTCAGGTCCGGCAGGTCTCACCGCCGCGGTTTATGGAAAAAGAGCAGAACTTAAAATGATAGTGATTGAAAAAGAGATGGCCAGTGGAGGCCAGATACTTAACACCTATGAAGTGGATAATTACCCTGGACTTCCAGGCATCAACGGATATGATCTGGGCATGAAGTTCCGGGAACATGCAGAAAAGCTGGGAGCAGAGTTCTCTAACGACGAGGTCCTTCGAATCGAAGCCGCTGAAGGTGAGTTCACCGTAGTGGGAGAAGAGAGAACCTATGTGACAAAATCCGTAATCATTGCAACCGGAGCTCAGCACCGGAAATTAAGTGTAATTGGAGAAGATGAACTTACCGGCATGGGCGTATCATATTGCGCAACCTGCGATGGCGCATTCTTCCGCAACAAAGTGGCTGCAGTCGTTGGCGGTGGAGATGTAGCCATAGAAGATGCTATCTTCTTAGCAAGAATGTGTAAAAAAGTATACTTAATTCATAGGAGAAACCAGTTAAGAGGAGCCAAAACACTTCAGACTCAGCTGTTTAACCAGGATAATGTAGAAATCATCTGGGATACCGTAGTCGATGAAATCGAAGGCGGAGATCAGGTGGAATCCCTGACAATCAGAAATGCCAATACAGACGAGACCAGAAAGCTGGCCGTGGACGGTGTATTTATTGCCGTGGGAATCAATCCTCAAAGCGAAGCGTTCAACAACCTGGTGGAGATGGATCATGGATACATCAAAGCAGGCGAAGACTGTGAGACCAATATACCTGGTATCTTTGCAGTCGGTGATGTACGCACCAAACAGCTAAGACAGATATCCACAGCGGTATCCGATGGTGCCAATGCCATCACCAGTGTGGAACGCTACTTAACAAGACTTCAGGTAAACTAAAAATCAGCCAGGCGCT
It encodes the following:
- the ymfI gene encoding elongation factor P 5-aminopentanone reductase; its protein translation is MSRKTVLITGASRGIGKAIAVKFAKKGYNVAINCLHNEDQLLQTKKELESYQISCLSYMGDMGDANQCKEFFDRVRKQFGTPDVLVNNAGISYIGLLQDMSTEAWDRIIRTNLTSVFNCCRLAIPGMVEKKSGKIINISSVWGVAGASCEVAYSATKGGINAFTKALAKELAPSNIQVNAIACGAIDTEMNRFLEEDELIALIDEIPTGRLGKAEEVADLVYHLGYKNAYLTGQIIGLDGGWI
- the trxB gene encoding thioredoxin-disulfide reductase codes for the protein MNEIYDVVIIGSGPAGLTAAVYGKRAELKMIVIEKEMASGGQILNTYEVDNYPGLPGINGYDLGMKFREHAEKLGAEFSNDEVLRIEAAEGEFTVVGEERTYVTKSVIIATGAQHRKLSVIGEDELTGMGVSYCATCDGAFFRNKVAAVVGGGDVAIEDAIFLARMCKKVYLIHRRNQLRGAKTLQTQLFNQDNVEIIWDTVVDEIEGGDQVESLTIRNANTDETRKLAVDGVFIAVGINPQSEAFNNLVEMDHGYIKAGEDCETNIPGIFAVGDVRTKQLRQISTAVSDGANAITSVERYLTRLQVN